From the Bacillus sp. FJAT-22090 genome, the window AGGAAGGATTTAATCCAATCCTCGAATTCAATGAGTCAAAACGAAGACGCGATATGCATAGCGATTCAAACTTTGAAAAATATAGGAAACAATTGCTGTGGGCGGATAAGATTGTTTTTATCTATCCAATTTGGTGGGGAAGGCCACCAGCAATGCTTATGGGATATATAGATCAATTATTTGCTTCGAATTTTGCTTATAAGGAGAAGGGAGGGCTTTTACCAGAAGGACTTTTGAAAGGAAAGTCTGTAGTTTGTATTTCCACTATGAAAGGTCCTACGAATTATCCGTTATTTCTCTTAAACAATAGTCATAAAATTTTGATGAAAAGAGCATTATTTAATTTTGTGGGGATCAAAAAAGTGAAATTTTTCGAATTTGGTAATATGGAGAGTCCAAAGGGCAATCATGCGAAAAAATTAGAGAAAATTTATTCGTATTTCAGAAAAATAAATTAGTGACTACTTAAACTACTTAAGTAAAAAAATAGATGCTCCTTTTTAAATCGGCATCTATTTTCACTATATTATTTTTCGAATTTTATCGCTAATGGACGTTTTTAGGATAATCCCTTTTTAATCGTAAAATTATCATATAATAATGTCCAGTTTTGAGGGTATGGATAACCTAAAGCCCAGTAACTGATACCGCGTAGATTATGTTGTTTGGCCAAGTCAAACTTGGCTTGAGCGCTTCGTGCATCTTCAAACCATACTTCATGACGACGGCCTTGCTCATCTACATAGCGGAAAAATGGAGACTGTGCGGTTGTATCATATTGAATGACTGTACCATATTTTACAGCTCTTCTTATAGCCTCTTGAGGACTAAATGTTTCTGCTTCTTGACCTTGAACGTGGGGGAGAAGCCAATCCCGGGCATAAATTTGAAAGCCTAAAAATATTTTTTCAGCAGGCATGACAGATAGGGCATATTCTACAACTCTTCTCATTTGGTTAATAGGAGAGATTGCTTGTGGAGGTCCTAATCGATATCCCCATTCATATGTCATCAAGACCACAAAATCTGCAATCCTCCCATGTGCCTCATAATCGTGCGCTTCGTATAATAAACCACCTTGTGTTGCACTGGTTTTTGGTGCAAGAGCAGTCGATACCAAATATCCTTTCGGATGAAGCCGATCAACAGCCAATTGAAGAAAAGTGTTATAATTCTCACGATCTTCAGGTAATACATTCTCAAAGTCAATGTTTAGTACTTTATATTCTTTGGCATCCATTACTTGTAGAACGTTGGTAATTAACTTTTCTCGTAAATCCGCACTCGACAAAATAACATGTGCTAAATTGGATCCAGCTTCTGTTGAGGAGAAATTCGTAATCGACATCATGGGAACTATATTTTTAGAAATTGCTGAATCGACCATAGCCTGATCATTCATCATTTGTAATGTTCCATCTTCCTTAATCATATAAGCAAAGGGACTAAAATAAGTGAGGAGAGGACCAACCTCATTCAGTGAATTGATAGCATCTTCGTTTGATTGGTACGAATAGGCATTTACTTCTATAGTCGGCTTTGGTCTGGGAATAACTAAGCGCATTCCAGCATATATCAAATTCGGGTTTTCTATTTTGTTTTCAATAATAATTGCTTGAATTGTAGTACCGTGCCGGTTCGCAATTTGCCCTAACGTCTCTCCCGGCTGCACTATGTGTATTATAGGTGGAATAATTAGTTTTCCACCTGGGTACAGAGCGTTTGGATTTGTTAGATTGTTTGCTTGTATAATCAATTGAATAGTAACTCCATATTGCTGTGCGATCGACCATAATGTTTCCCCATATTTAATGATATGAGTTGTACCAGGTATAGGAATAACTAACGACTGTCCAATGATTAATTGATTTGGGTTTGGTAACCCATTTACACGTACAATCGAATTCATATTTACAGCATAACGGTTTGCAATTTGCCAAAGCGTTTCGCCTGCGCTTACCACATGAATAATTATAAAGACTCCCCCTAAACGATTTCATTAATGCATCATATGTAATGATTAATAAAAAGTGTATTTTTACAAAGCCGTTTAATGAAACTAGAGTGTGTAATTATAAATATAAAGCTGACAGAAAAATCCCCAATGACTCTTCATAGATTTCGTCAAACTGAGTAAGGGGTAGCGGATTTGTTCCTGTTCCAAGCTCGATAGTAAAACCAGGTCTTCGCCAATCCTGAATAAACCAGTCTTTATAACCTGCATAGCTTTCAATTGTTTGTATAGGCTCATAACCACTGACTCTACTAAATTCCATAGCAAGAACTTCCGTTTCAGGAGGCTCGAGGTCTTCAAATCCCCAATAAATAACTTCCCCTTGTGTATGGAAAGCAAGTACTCTTGCAAAATCCCTTCTTCTTGTTAGGTCTGCCATTGCAATAGCCTCTGGTTCGGACAATGGACTTTCCCCACCATAATCGCGTGGTCCCGGAGTTTTTGGATTGCGTGCTCTTTCCAAATCCCACTTAGCAGGAAATTGATCGTTCAGATCTACTCCACGTATATTTGCTTTCCATCCAGAAAAGTCCGAACTGCCATTATTCCATTCAATCACTCTACTACTCCATGGCTCATTTGTAGGAGGTCCATTTATGACCAAGTTTACACCATCCGGGTTCACCATCGGCACGATGGATAATGTGGTTTGTGTATATAAAGGGGATGTTTCAATACCTCGAATCGTATTTTGGTTTGTTAAGGATAGCAAATAATCATTTAAAAATGTCATAGTGATGGGAGTAGTAATCCATTCATTAGCATGAAATGAACCATTGAAGTGAACTCTTTTATCCCCATTTCCTATTAAAACCTCAGGTATTTCCCGATCTAATACAGTCTTTCCAATAGAAGAAACTTGCAGGAATGGGTATACAGTCTGTAATCGTCTTATATCGTTTCTCATTGTATCGTAGTCATAATTTTGCTTACCGTTTACAAGTCTCCAAGTAACTCTAAGAGGAACGCTTATGGTCTGCCCGATTTGGAGACGATTTGTACTAAGTCCAGGATTAACAAGTAGAATTGCATCGAGCGGAAGGTTTCGGTTTTGGGCAATGGACCAGATGGAGTCTCCAGGCCTGATTTGATAGTTGGTAACAACGTATCCCGGAATTTGTATACGTTGACCTATCGAGAGTATTTGGGGGTTAATGTTTCTATTAGAATCGTTAATAAGCTGTAGGGGAATCTTAAATAATTGGCTAAAATACCAAATTGAATCCCCGCCTCTAACATATACGTCCATTTCGTATCTTCCCTTCATTAAAATTTCACATTATATAAGAATATGAAATGGAAGAGAGTATTATGATTTTAATACTTTACGGGAATTAGAACGAAAGGAAGTAAAAAAAGCAATAATGACTGTGAATGAGTCAAGATTGCTTTTATAGATAAATTTAGAACATGTCGTTAAGCTCGGTATCTGAATAGACGGATATTAAAACAACGGCTTTGCTGCTACCAATATTTTTTACAATATGCGGCACGCCGAATGAGGCTGGCATTTTTTCCGACGAGCTTAATGTTTTTTTATTAACAATTAGTAAATAATCTCCTCTTCTTTAGCCAAGCTAAAAAAAAGATACGAGGAAGGTGATGACATATGCATTACGATTATAATGCTGGTGATATTGTCTATATATTTTACCGAAATCCACATATACAGGACGTAGCGAATATACAAGAAGCGGCTGTTGTAAACAACCCGGAAAACCCGGAAGAATTAGCGCTTTTTCTTTATGAAACATATTACCCTTTAACTACTGAAATGGCCATTTATGCAAATGAAACAGATGCTGAACAAGCGTATCGCCAGTATTTTCATTAAAGGGAGATAGGACATGAGAATACCATTTACACCACAGCTAGTATATTTTGAACCGAATGCATTGGAATATCCACTTGGCCAAGAACTAAAAGAAAAATTTGAAAAGCTGGGGACAGAAATTCGTTATACGACTTCCCATAACCAGGTACGAAATTTACCTGGGGACAATGATTTTCAAAGATACCGTATTGCAAAGTCGACCCTAGTCGTTGGTATTCGAAAAACACTTAAGTTTGATACGTCCAAGCCTTCTGCTGAATATGCTATACCTTTTGCTACAGGGTGCATGGGGCATTGCCATTATTGTTATTTGCAAACTACTATGGGAAGTAAGCCATATATTCGTACATATGTGAATGTGGATGAGATTCTAGAAGCAGCGGATCGTTATATAGATGAGCGTGCGCCTGAAATCACAAGATTTGAAGCATCCTGTACCTCCGATATTGTAGGAATCGATCACTTAACACACTCTTTGAAAAGAGCCATTGAACATTTTGGTCAATCAGAATTAGGTAGATTGAGATTTGTGACTAAATTTCACCATGTCGATCATTTACTAGATGCCAAGCATAATGGAAAAACAAGGTTTCGATTTAGTGTAAATGCCGATTATGTCATTAAAAACTTTGAACCAGGTACGTCACCTTTAGAGAAACGTATAGAAGCCGCTGGAAAAGTAGCGAGAGCAGGTTATCCTTTGGGCTTTATCGTAGCTCCTATTTACCTTCATGAAGGGTGGGAGGAAGGCTACTATCATATGTTTGAACGCCTAAATGCAGAATTACCTATGGATGCACGAGATGATATAACGTTTGAATTCATTCAACACCGATTTACAATGCCAGCTAAAAAAGTAATTGAAAAAAACTATCCAATGACTAAACTGGAATTGGATGAAACTTCGAGAAGATACAAGTGGGGGAAATACGGAATAGGCAAATACATCTATCAAAAAGAGGAAGAAGAAGATATAAAAGAACATCTATATGGCTATATGGAGAAATTTTTCCCAAATGCTAAATTTGAATATTTTACGTAAATAATTAAAATAAGCACATCACTACGAAGTGAAGTGCTTATTTTTTTCTCATTATAAAGCTCAAATGTCTGCCACTTTTTTTGTCTTGTCGATAGGAGAATCCTTCTGGGCTTACAAATGTACAGGTAGGATCAATAGTAATGTTTTCAGATGGAATCCCCGCAAGCTCACACTGCTTTTTCACCGTTAGCTGGTTGTCGATATGATACTTGTTCGTTTGATTATTATAATAGATAAAATCATCCGCGTAGCCAAGGTCTTTAAATTTTACATATACATCTTTATCGACTTCAAATTTATCCTGGCTCAATGCTGCACCAATTTGGACTTGGAAATCACTCATTGTACAATGTTCCGCTTGTTTTAAATGCTTAAAAAGTTGCAAAGTAATTTCTTTGACTGTACCTTGCCAACCGGAATGAACAACTCCAACAAGATCATTTACTTCATTATAAAAAATCACTGGCACACAATCGGCCGTAAAGCTACATAGTAACAAATTTGGCTCGTAAGTATATAATGCATCTGTATCTGCAATGGCAGTATCTGATTGATAAGAACCAAGTCCTTTATCATCAAGTGTAACCCGATGGAAATTTGAGCTATGTGTTTGATTGGCACAAACAAAATCATCCAACTCACAATGTAAGGAAGCAGCTAACAGCTTACGATTTTCCAATATATTATTAGGATTTTCACATACATGAAGTGCCATGTTGTTTTTTTCAGGTTTGTTTTCATCCTTAAGGGTTATTCCCGCAATAAATTTTGCATTGTTTAAATATGTTTTCATATAATCACCTTGTTTTAATATATATTAGTGAACTGTTGATGTATAGGAAAGTTTCTTGAAAGTAGATATGAGACAAGCAAGGTATTTTTTTATGGCAAATCTTCACCAATTAAATTAAGCTTGCTACGTTGAATTTTATTGTGAGAGAAAAATGATGTATCTTTAATAGAAGATAAAATATATAGGTTATAGGTGAATGAAATGTTTTCTAAAAGCAACCTCTTTTTAAGTAAATTTAATAGAAGCGAAAAAATTATATTAATTTTTACGGCCATACTGACGACACTTGCAAGTGAAGTCAAGGTAGTGCCTTTTGAAGAAGAAGCATTTCGTTTTGGACTGGGGAGTGTTGCATTTTTTCTCCTTATTTTAATTTGGACACCAGTGTCCTATTTACGAACCGGTTTGGTTACCGGTATAACAGTAGTGTGTTTTCGTGTGTTGGAAGAATCGATGCTTGATGGCGTTCAAGTTGTAATCAGTTTGAAAAATAACTTCCCTGCATTTTTCTTTTACTTTGTATTTGCGATGGTATTAGACTTGATCAAAATAGAAAAGTATAAATCTTCTCCTCTTATTTTAGGAGCATGGGCAACCTTGTTAGAAGTGATTGGAAACGTATCGGAGCATGTTTTGAGACACGGGTTATTGCACCAAGACTTATTAAGTTTCAAGGATTTTGCTTTAATATGTGGAGTAGCTTTATTTCGTAGTTATTTTGTTGTTGGATTATATAGTTCTATTACAGTTTCGGAGCAAAAAAAACAAATGCAAGAAATGCTTGGTGTAGGTTCCGAACTATATGCAGAAACCCTTTATTTACAAAAATCCTTAAATCATATAGAGCAAATAACTGCCTCAAGCCATGATTTATATAGGCGTTTAAAAAAGAAAGAATTACATGACCTTAGTATTCAGGCATTACATATCGCACAAGAAATTCATGAGGTAAAAAAAGATTCTCAGAGGATTTTATCTGGGCTGACTAAAATAACGAAGCAACAAAAAGAAACACCTCTCTTTCTTTCAGATGTAATGGGCTTTGTTATTAGTGCAAATGAAAAATACAGTGAACTATTAAAGAAAAAGATTTCTTTTCAACTATCCATGTCCGTCGATTTTGAAACAGATAAGCAAATTCCTCTATTGGCCGTGTTAAATAATCTGACTGCCAATGCTGTTGAAGCAATTGTTGGTTCGGGTGACATTACGGTTACACTGTTTGAAGAATCTGAATTCACTTGTTTTGTTATGAAAGATACAGGTAAGGGTATTCTGAAAGAGGACGAGTCCATTATTTTCGAACCTGGATATACGACTAAATATAATGAGCAGGGAGTTGCTGCCACAGGTATTGGCCTGTCTCATGTAAGGGAAATTATTCAACAGTTGAATGGAACCATTCAAATAGAATCACCTCCAATTGGAACCATTTTTCGAATTCATATCCCTACGGAAAACATACGAAAGCGAGTGGAATAAAACTGCGTTATTTTATTGTAGATGATGATAAAGCTAGTAGAACTATGCTTAAAAATATAATAATTGATCATGAACTTGGCATTGTTATAGGTGAGGCAGTTAGTGGAGCGAGTAGCCTCTCAACTATTCTATCCATGCATCCAGATGTTGTGCTAATAGACTTATTAATGCCAGAGTTGGACGGTATTGAAACAATCGAACAGTTGAGAAAGGAAGGATTTCAGGGTCAATTTATTATGATTTCCCAAATAGTAAACAAAGAAATGGTAGGGGAAGCGTATGAAAAAGGAGTAGAATTTTTTATACATAAGCCTATTAATCGTGTGGAAGTACAAAGTATTTTAAAAAAGACAGCGGAACAATTTAAACTAAAAGATTCACTTCTAGCAATTCGACAATCATTAGAAAATATTGCTCCAGGCAAACCGATAAAGAGACAGCAAAATGTAAAAGAAATTGTATTGTCTATGTTAAATGATATAGGGGTAATTGGAGAAACAGGAAGTGATGATATTGTTTCGATAATAGAATATTTAATGGAGCGAGAGGAACTATCTGTTCAATTACCACCATTGAAGGACCTATACGAAATTGTTGCTTCCAAAACACATCCGGCAGATATAAAAAAGGAGAGTAGAGCAATCGAGCAGCGTATTCGTAGAACGATCCTATCTGCTATGAATAATTTAGCTTCTATGGGTTTAATCGATTATACGAACCCCAACTTTGAATATTATGCTCCTCGTTTTTTTGAGTTTCAAGAAATTAGAAATCAAATGAGACATATGAATGAAGAAACTGATGTAGCAACAAGAGTAAAAGTTAATATTAAAAAATTTCTTCAAGTGCTCTATTTAGAAACAAAGGATAAATACAATCAAAAGAAATAAATTTTGTTTTGTCGGATTACGTCGGATTTTGTAAGTTGCCTTTAATATATTCTAAAAGCTACTCCGAACGAGAGAAAGCGTTTTCAATATAAAAGGGGTGACGGATTCATGAAGAAAAAGTTTAAATTTACTCTGGCATATCAAATTTTAGTCGGATTAATATTAGGTATAGTTGTGGGAGCCATCTTTTTTGGTAATCCTGCTGTAGAAAAATATTTACAACCAATTGGTACTATTTTTATTAATATGATTAAAATGATTGTTGTACCGATTATTGTTTCTACGTTGATCCTAGGCGTTGCTGGAACAGGTGATATTAAACAACTAGGTAAGCTCGGTGGAAAAACAATAATATACTTTGAAATAGTTACGACTATCGCAATAGTTGTAGGCTTATTGGCAGCTAATATCTTTAAACCAGGTGTTGGTGTTGATATGTCAACTTTATCTAAAGGTAATATCGATCAGTATGTACAAACGAGTGAAGAAGTGCAAAGTCATGGATTTGCTGATGTAATTGTAAATGCTGTGCCAAGTAATATCGTTCAATCTATGTCAGATGGTAATATGCTTGCCATTATATTCTTTTCAGTCTTATTCGGTTTAGGAGTAGCTGCTATTGGGGAAAGAGGGAAACCAGTCCTTGCCTTTTTCCAAGGAACTGCAGATGCTATGTTCTGGGTAACTAATTTGATTATGAAATTTGCACCATTTGGTGTATTTGCGTTAATAGGTGTTACTGTTTCTAAATTTGGATTGGAATCTTTATTGCCACTCGGAAAGTTAATGATACTAGTTTACGCTTCTATGCTATTCTTCATTGTTGTTGTACTAGGTGGTATTGCAAAGTTAGTTGGTATCAATATCTTCCATCTAATTAAAGTATTAAAAGACGAATTGCTTTTAGCTTATTCTACATCTAGCTCCGAAACTGTTTTGCCGAAAGTAATGGAGAAAATGGAGAAGTTTGGATCACCAAAGGATATTGTTTCCTTTGTAATACCAACAGGATATTCTTTCAACTTAGACGGCTCCACGTTATACCAAGCGATTGCGGCAATTTTTATTGCACAGATGTATGGAATTGATTTGAGTATTATGCAACAAATTACACTCGTTTTAGTATTAATGGTAACATCTAAAGGAATCGCTGGAGTACCAGGAGTTTCCTTCGTCGTACTATTGGCTACTCTAGGAACTGTAGGAATCCCACTAGAAGGACTTGCGTTTATCGCTGGTATTGACCGTCTTCTAGATATGGCTCGCACAGTAGTAAATGTAGTAGGTAATGCATTGGCTACAGTCGTTATGGCTAAATGGGAAGGTCGTTTCGATAAAGAAAAAGAAGAAAAATACTATGCTTCTTTGGAAGAACTAGCATAATAAAAATAAGAGGGGCTGTCCTTAAAGTCATAAAAAATGACTTTTAAGGGTAGCCTCTTTCTTCATAGCTTTTATTAAAAAGTGCGATAGATTTCGGTTCCAGACGGATGCTTTCCGCGGGCGAGTGCCGAGCCTCCTCAGGCCAACATGATGTTGGTCATGAAGGCGTTGAGGCCCACAGGGATGTGGGTCATGCAATCGTTGTCGCAGAACGCGGCGAACTTAGATTGCCTTCCATTTGAAGAGGCGGCCTTAGCCTTCCTTCCTCTCTAACGCTACGTGCGGGGTCTCGGACTGTCTCGCTTCCCGCAGGAGTCACCGCCTGAAACGAAAATCCATTACTTCATTCAATCAACAATATAATAAAACGGGATAGTATACAAAAAAACCGCCAAATTTCTTATAATGTAAGTGACCAAACCAACAAAAAGAAACGGCGATTTTTTATGTGCAATCCAATGATTACTACTATAAATTCTAAAATGACAATTCCTACCCATGTTCAAACCATATAACAATCATCAAAGTATGGTGATTTTCAACTTACAAGATCTAATCCCTACTCATCATATTGAAAGTAGCAGGCATTCGTCTCGCTTCTATTTTAGGAACTTATTGAACAGCCTCTTATTTTTACAGCCTTCTAGCAGATAAGCAATTGATGGACGAACCAGCTTTTTAGTATTACTACCAGATAACTTTCCAATTACGGTTAACTGTTGCCTTTATCGTTTTTCGCTCCAGTATATAGTTAGCAAGGATTTCCGACATGTCTATCGGAATATCTTTCACAATGTCTTTGCCCTTAAACATCAAATAGTCTCCACCGCCACCAGCACGATAATTATTCATCACGACATCATATTCATGCTGAAGGTTTAAAAGAGCACCTTTGTAATTCAATGTAGTTACTCTGTTTCCAACTGGGTTACGAATATCTAAAATATACTCTATGCCTTCCCACATATCATAATTATAATGCTGTGGTTTTGGTTGTATGTAATTAGGATTTACTTCAAGCATTCCTTCTCGATTCAAAACAAAATAACGTGCGCTTTGTTCTAATGCATCTTTTATATCTTGCCCGGACAATCGAAGCACCTTTAATGTATTTGGATACTTGTAATTAGAAATGATGTCGCGCATCGTTACATCTGGTTCAAAGCCAGGAGACGAATTGCTAAAAAGAGAAGTATTAGAGATTTCTACCCCAGCTGTTTCCATTTGTACTTTATTAATAAATTCTATTAGAGGATTGTCACTTGTTCTAATAAGAAATGGATCCTTGATTAACATATCGCCTTCTACTTTGCCGATTGGTTGATCCAGCCAATGTTGAGTTTCTTCTTCAAAACGAGAAGCCTTTTTTAAAACCTCTTCATCTGCTTCAACATTATCTACTACTAATAATTCAGAGGATTTATTTATAATCTCGTTCTGATTATTTAGCGTTAGAGTAACTTTACTTATCATTTGCCCGTTATTAGACGGCTGAACAGTTTCTACACCATTTAAATTGCCAGTTAAAGAGCGATGCTGATGCCCTGTTAGGAGGACGTCTATTTCACTAATTTCCTTACATATGGCATATCCCTGATTTTCTCCCGTTAAGTTTTCTGTTGGTTCTCCAGTCTCCAGATCTCGTTCAAATCCTCCATGGTAAGAAACAATTAATACGTCAGGATGCTCTTTTTCACTAATATATGTAACCCATTTTTTTGTTTCTTGGAGACAATCCTTAAAATCCAAACCAGTTATATTGTGCTCGTTTTCCCAATTTGGGATGTAATGAGTTGTGACACCTAGAATAGCTATTTTTACAGATTCAATTTCTTTGATGATATAAGGACAGCCAAAATAAGGCTTCCCCGTATTTGTGTCTAAGATATTAGCAGATAGCCAAGGAAACTGGGATTCTTCAACCGCCTGATTTAATATATCCAACCCATAATTAAACTCATGATTTCCAATAACGGCAGCATCATAGGACAGTTCATTTAAAATGCTGATCATGGGATTTTTTTCATCCTTTAAAAATTGAATATAGTAATATGTTAGCGGAGTTCCTTGAATTAAATCACCATTATCGATCAAAATTAATTGCTCGTTTAATTGTCGCTCCTGTTTTATTATCGTAGCTAATTTCCCTAAGCCAATATTAGCTTGTTCGTTATTTACATAATTAATCGGAAAAATGCTTCCATGTATATCACTAGTTTGCAAGATCGTTATCTTTTTCAACTATCATTTCTCCACTCTCTTATGGTAAGTATATACATTAGATTATATATAAATAGAACCGACTGTCCAATTGGTAGTTTACAATCGCACGGGACTAGTTCTAGGGGTTTTAACCTTCCACATACAAGCTAATGCAAAAAGCATACTTACTGCCGTAGCATTAAATAGTACATCATATCCAAATATATCTATTAATAAGCCTAAAGAAGGTGGTGAAATTATAGCTGCTAATGAAGATACTAAATAATATAATCCGGTTCGAGTACCAAAGTTATGTTCACTTCCGAGAGAGACAATGAAAGGGTATGAATTTATATTTATGCATGCCCAAAACATTCCACCAATTAATAGTAGTAAGCGCAGGGTAAAAAGGGATTCCACCCAATTTAATAAAAAGAAGACAAAAAATAAACCGATAACTCCCGTTAAGATTACTTTTTTCTTACCAAACCTAGCACCTAGAATACCGCTTGGTATAGCAGCCAGTACAAAACTTAATGAAAAAAATGCAAGTGAAAAGGCAGATGAGCTCTTGGATAAATTAAGCTCGTTTACACCATATAAAGTAAATAAAGCTTCCATCCCTTGAATTGCTACAAACCAAAAGAATATTGCGGTTAGAAGAAAGATGGTAGGTTTATTTAACTCTGCTTTGTAATCTATCTTTGAATTAGTTGTAATGGTAAAAGGAATAGCATCTCTATTTTCATTAATGTTTTTAAAGACAACTACTAGCGCTAATAGGAAGATTGCAGAGACCGCTAAAAATGGGAGGGATTCCTCCACTCCAAAAAGAATAGAGCCTACACTGAAAGCTAAAATTCCGCCAAGTCCTCCCATAAAATTGATAACACCATTTGCTTTCGTGCGTTTAGCCTCAGGAGTAATATCTGGCATTAACGCAATAGTAGGGGAACGGAATATCGCCATGGATATATTCATTCCTACCATAAAAATCACTAATGTGGTCAAACTTGTGTGGAAGGGAATAAGTGCATAAAACAAAGCTGCTAACGGTATACCAATTAATAGATATGGCATCCGTCTACCAAAGCGTGAATGTGTGCGATCACTTTTGTTTCCTATATATGGCTGTAAGAAAAGAGCAAAATAATTATCAATTGTCATGAGAAAACCAATTAATGCAGTACTTGAAAGAAAGTCGTTCAGAAAAAAAGGAACAAACGCATTATATAAAGACCATCCTAAACTAATACTAAAAAAACCAAACCCTAATAACCACATCTTTTTCATCGCATTCCCCCTCTAAAAAGAAATCATTATCGTAAAAAAAATTTCACTTTATATATATGGTTTTGTGGAAGTAAAGAGTCCTGGGTTAATAATATCAATTAATTAAAAATCACCCTGTAGGAACTACAAGGTGCATTAGTAATATTGTATAAACAAAATAACCCTATGAGTTGTTGGATAAATAGTTTTGAGGGTAAAAGTAGAGTAAAACCAATTAGGCAACCAGCCTACTATAAACTCTACCTCCTGAGAGAAGCGAGAATATAGTATAAAAAACGAATTATAGGCCGAAGAAAAGGCTATCTGGAAGTTAATAAATGAAGGGTAAGCTGATTGAATGGTTAATAGTTGCGGGTAGAAAAAATCTTTTAACTATTATGCAATATAATCTTCCTTAGGAATGTCATTAGGAAGCTTTTTGCTATAATATTTACCTTTTGTAAAAATGGCTAAAATCACGGTAAGAATAGCTGCTAGAAGTGCTGCGAAGAATGCCGCAGTACTTTCCAGAAATGATCCCATATAACCTAGTGCGGCTATCGTACCTAAACCACTTGAGATAAGTAAAGATACTACTCCAACAGGATTCCATTTATATAAATATTCGTGTCG encodes:
- a CDS encoding NAD(P)H-dependent oxidoreductase, with product MKMLIIYTHPNHRSLSYSFLQKVLKGSSESPVISEIQILDLYEEGFNPILEFNESKRRRDMHSDSNFEKYRKQLLWADKIVFIYPIWWGRPPAMLMGYIDQLFASNFAYKEKGGLLPEGLLKGKSVVCISTMKGPTNYPLFLLNNSHKILMKRALFNFVGIKKVKFFEFGNMESPKGNHAKKLEKIYSYFRKIN
- a CDS encoding LysM peptidoglycan-binding domain-containing protein; protein product: MIIHVVSAGETLWQIANRYAVNMNSIVRVNGLPNPNQLIIGQSLVIPIPGTTHIIKYGETLWSIAQQYGVTIQLIIQANNLTNPNALYPGGKLIIPPIIHIVQPGETLGQIANRHGTTIQAIIIENKIENPNLIYAGMRLVIPRPKPTIEVNAYSYQSNEDAINSLNEVGPLLTYFSPFAYMIKEDGTLQMMNDQAMVDSAISKNIVPMMSITNFSSTEAGSNLAHVILSSADLREKLITNVLQVMDAKEYKVLNIDFENVLPEDRENYNTFLQLAVDRLHPKGYLVSTALAPKTSATQGGLLYEAHDYEAHGRIADFVVLMTYEWGYRLGPPQAISPINQMRRVVEYALSVMPAEKIFLGFQIYARDWLLPHVQGQEAETFSPQEAIRRAVKYGTVIQYDTTAQSPFFRYVDEQGRRHEVWFEDARSAQAKFDLAKQHNLRGISYWALGYPYPQNWTLLYDNFTIKKGLS
- a CDS encoding M14 family metallopeptidase gives rise to the protein MDVYVRGGDSIWYFSQLFKIPLQLINDSNRNINPQILSIGQRIQIPGYVVTNYQIRPGDSIWSIAQNRNLPLDAILLVNPGLSTNRLQIGQTISVPLRVTWRLVNGKQNYDYDTMRNDIRRLQTVYPFLQVSSIGKTVLDREIPEVLIGNGDKRVHFNGSFHANEWITTPITMTFLNDYLLSLTNQNTIRGIETSPLYTQTTLSIVPMVNPDGVNLVINGPPTNEPWSSRVIEWNNGSSDFSGWKANIRGVDLNDQFPAKWDLERARNPKTPGPRDYGGESPLSEPEAIAMADLTRRRDFARVLAFHTQGEVIYWGFEDLEPPETEVLAMEFSRVSGYEPIQTIESYAGYKDWFIQDWRRPGFTIELGTGTNPLPLTQFDEIYEESLGIFLSALYL
- a CDS encoding transcriptional regulator SplA domain-containing protein, translated to MHYDYNAGDIVYIFYRNPHIQDVANIQEAAVVNNPENPEELALFLYETYYPLTTEMAIYANETDAEQAYRQYFH
- the splB gene encoding spore photoproduct lyase, with the translated sequence MRIPFTPQLVYFEPNALEYPLGQELKEKFEKLGTEIRYTTSHNQVRNLPGDNDFQRYRIAKSTLVVGIRKTLKFDTSKPSAEYAIPFATGCMGHCHYCYLQTTMGSKPYIRTYVNVDEILEAADRYIDERAPEITRFEASCTSDIVGIDHLTHSLKRAIEHFGQSELGRLRFVTKFHHVDHLLDAKHNGKTRFRFSVNADYVIKNFEPGTSPLEKRIEAAGKVARAGYPLGFIVAPIYLHEGWEEGYYHMFERLNAELPMDARDDITFEFIQHRFTMPAKKVIEKNYPMTKLELDETSRRYKWGKYGIGKYIYQKEEEEDIKEHLYGYMEKFFPNAKFEYFT
- the pgeF gene encoding peptidoglycan editing factor PgeF; translation: MKTYLNNAKFIAGITLKDENKPEKNNMALHVCENPNNILENRKLLAASLHCELDDFVCANQTHSSNFHRVTLDDKGLGSYQSDTAIADTDALYTYEPNLLLCSFTADCVPVIFYNEVNDLVGVVHSGWQGTVKEITLQLFKHLKQAEHCTMSDFQVQIGAALSQDKFEVDKDVYVKFKDLGYADDFIYYNNQTNKYHIDNQLTVKKQCELAGIPSENITIDPTCTFVSPEGFSYRQDKKSGRHLSFIMRKK
- a CDS encoding sensor histidine kinase — protein: MFSKSNLFLSKFNRSEKIILIFTAILTTLASEVKVVPFEEEAFRFGLGSVAFFLLILIWTPVSYLRTGLVTGITVVCFRVLEESMLDGVQVVISLKNNFPAFFFYFVFAMVLDLIKIEKYKSSPLILGAWATLLEVIGNVSEHVLRHGLLHQDLLSFKDFALICGVALFRSYFVVGLYSSITVSEQKKQMQEMLGVGSELYAETLYLQKSLNHIEQITASSHDLYRRLKKKELHDLSIQALHIAQEIHEVKKDSQRILSGLTKITKQQKETPLFLSDVMGFVISANEKYSELLKKKISFQLSMSVDFETDKQIPLLAVLNNLTANAVEAIVGSGDITVTLFEESEFTCFVMKDTGKGILKEDESIIFEPGYTTKYNEQGVAATGIGLSHVREIIQQLNGTIQIESPPIGTIFRIHIPTENIRKRVE